The Campylobacter sp. CN_NE2 genome contains a region encoding:
- a CDS encoding branched-chain amino acid ABC transporter permease — protein sequence MNFVKRKLLHFAFFAIAVGFILVAHFYFSDYGKSIANNIAIFIILAISYNLINGVTGQFSLEPNGFVAVGAYVAALILLNADAKAYQFDLEDPAPFILAIHSSSFVFAMLMGGVFATLLALILSFPVFRVRGDYLAIVTLGFGFIIQLLAVNFPAYTNGSLGLIGIQSVDENGDKSAYANILYTGFIAILAVIVVLNLVYSKFGRAMKAVRDDEDAALAMGINTFAAKTTAFCTSAFFEGVGGVLLVGLLGSVSPEQFTFFFTFQLLIIIVLGGLGSTTGAIIGTILVMGGSEWLRFLDEPMNIFGYTTPALPGLRMVVFSVILILVMLFARSGIMGRNELTDIIEKAKNIKKIKILNRLRPAKLRSKKGGEK from the coding sequence ATGAATTTTGTAAAGAGAAAACTACTTCATTTTGCTTTTTTTGCTATTGCAGTTGGCTTTATTTTGGTGGCTCATTTTTATTTTAGCGATTACGGCAAAAGTATCGCAAACAATATCGCTATTTTCATCATTTTAGCCATTAGTTATAACCTTATAAATGGCGTTACAGGGCAGTTTAGCTTAGAGCCAAACGGCTTTGTCGCAGTCGGAGCCTATGTGGCGGCTTTGATACTACTAAATGCAGACGCTAAGGCGTATCAGTTTGATCTAGAAGACCCTGCCCCTTTTATTTTAGCTATTCACTCATCAAGTTTTGTTTTTGCTATGCTTATGGGCGGAGTTTTTGCGACACTTTTAGCGCTTATTTTATCGTTTCCTGTTTTTAGAGTTAGGGGCGATTATTTGGCGATTGTAACGCTTGGATTTGGTTTTATTATTCAGTTACTAGCCGTAAATTTCCCAGCCTACACAAACGGCTCTTTGGGTTTAATCGGAATTCAAAGCGTAGATGAAAACGGCGATAAAAGCGCTTACGCAAACATACTTTATACGGGATTTATTGCGATTTTAGCCGTTATTGTTGTGCTAAATTTGGTATATTCTAAATTCGGTAGAGCCATGAAAGCAGTCAGGGACGACGAAGACGCCGCACTTGCGATGGGAATCAATACCTTTGCCGCCAAAACTACGGCATTTTGCACGAGTGCGTTTTTTGAAGGCGTGGGTGGCGTTTTGCTAGTGGGGCTTCTTGGAAGCGTTTCGCCTGAGCAATTTACATTTTTCTTTACATTTCAACTTCTAATCATCATCGTTTTAGGGGGACTTGGCTCAACAACAGGAGCGATTATCGGCACAATTTTGGTTATGGGCGGGTCTGAGTGGCTAAGATTTTTAGATGAACCTATGAATATTTTTGGATACACCACACCTGCATTACCAGGACTTAGAATGGTAGTTTTCTCTGTCATTTTAATCCTTGTTATGCTTTTTGCTAGAAGCGGTATCATGGGACGAAACGAGCTAACAGACATCATCGAAAAAGCCAAAAATATCAAAAAAATTAAAATACTAAATCGTTTGCGACCTGCTAAACTTCGCAGCAAAAAAGGTGGCGAAAAATGA
- a CDS encoding Mbeg1-like protein translates to MGANINDYLVWRGDIKISKNHEFNELDSLILARFAYMLFHKISLNSQESIKSIAKKMQNFDNSEFLYNGDKELITNLGKAKRFCDMLVTNYEQNNDKTSQKQFGAITIHIKKDEIYVSFLGTDNSIFGWNESFNMAFMQEIPSQICGREYLNKIAKAYPNKKIRIGGHSKGGNIAVYSALSADSEIANRVIKIYNYDGPGFNTKFDLNDINSDIVSKIQTYIPQDSIIGRLLNHKEKFKVVKSSQKGLLQHDIFSWQVLRDDFIYAKSTKTSRNIDKALSAFLVTSSDEELKIAIDTAFRILYASNAESFNEILSNLPTSLSNMLREYGKISSEQKKNIIKIATEIILLYIGILRKQNRAKFKNMQEQYIEFGKSKFKELGKKYINKFIKEIDDKIDEKKDKI, encoded by the coding sequence ATGGGCGCAAATATCAATGACTATCTAGTTTGGCGTGGCGATATAAAAATATCAAAAAACCACGAATTTAACGAGCTTGATAGTCTTATTTTGGCGCGATTTGCGTATATGCTTTTTCACAAAATTTCGTTAAATTCGCAAGAAAGTATAAAATCAATCGCCAAAAAAATGCAAAATTTTGACAACAGCGAATTTTTATATAACGGCGATAAAGAACTAATCACAAATTTAGGCAAAGCAAAACGATTTTGCGATATGTTAGTGACAAACTACGAGCAAAATAACGACAAAACAAGCCAAAAGCAGTTTGGCGCAATCACAATCCACATCAAAAAAGATGAAATTTATGTCTCGTTTTTAGGCACAGACAACAGCATTTTTGGCTGGAACGAAAGCTTTAACATGGCTTTTATGCAAGAAATTCCGTCTCAAATTTGCGGCAGGGAGTATCTAAATAAAATCGCCAAAGCATATCCAAATAAAAAAATTCGTATCGGCGGACACTCAAAAGGCGGAAATATCGCAGTTTATTCGGCTTTGAGCGCGGATAGTGAAATAGCAAATAGAGTTATTAAAATTTACAATTACGACGGACCGGGATTTAATACCAAATTTGATTTAAATGACATAAATAGCGATATTGTATCCAAAATTCAAACCTATATCCCGCAAGATAGTATCATCGGACGACTCTTAAATCACAAGGAAAAATTCAAAGTGGTAAAAAGCTCACAAAAAGGGCTTTTGCAACACGATATTTTTTCGTGGCAGGTTTTAAGGGATGATTTTATCTATGCTAAAAGCACAAAAACTAGCAGAAATATCGATAAAGCACTGAGTGCATTTTTAGTTACATCTAGCGATGAAGAATTGAAAATTGCTATCGATACTGCATTTAGAATTCTTTATGCTTCAAACGCAGAATCCTTTAATGAAATTTTATCAAATTTGCCTACTTCTCTATCAAATATGCTTAGAGAATATGGCAAGATTTCATCAGAACAAAAGAAAAATATTATAAAAATCGCAACAGAGATAATTTTGCTTTATATAGGTATTCTAAGAAAGCAAAATAGAGCTAAATTTAAAAATATGCAAGAACAATATATCGAATTTGGTAAATCAAAATTTAAAGAATTAGGCAAAAAATACATTAATAAATTTATCAAAGAAATTGATGATAAAATCGATGAAAAAAAGGATAAAATTTGA
- the ung gene encoding uracil-DNA glycosylase: MQIKLENVKIEKSWKNELRDEFLSPYFLQIKENLINAKKNEVVFPPSELIFNAFNITPFDDVKVVILGQDPYHGLNQAMGLSFSVPKGVKIPPSLINIFKELQMEFGYEIPKNGDLTNWAKQGVLLLNSSLSVAANRPNSHSKFGWQIFTDSVIKILSQKRQNLVFMLWGNYAKAKANLIDENRHLVLKAAHPSPLAGGAFFGCNHFKKCNEYLKLHNKNEIDWRIY, from the coding sequence ATGCAGATAAAACTCGAAAATGTAAAAATCGAAAAAAGCTGGAAAAATGAGCTAAGAGATGAATTTTTATCGCCGTATTTTTTACAAATCAAAGAAAATTTGATAAATGCGAAAAAAAATGAAGTTGTTTTTCCGCCAAGTGAGCTAATTTTCAACGCTTTTAATATAACTCCCTTTGATGATGTAAAAGTTGTGATTTTGGGGCAAGACCCATATCATGGGCTAAATCAAGCAATGGGTCTTAGTTTTTCTGTGCCAAAGGGCGTTAAAATTCCGCCAAGCCTAATCAATATTTTTAAAGAGTTGCAAATGGAATTTGGATATGAAATTCCAAAAAACGGAGATTTGACAAACTGGGCGAAGCAGGGCGTTTTGCTTTTAAATTCAAGCCTAAGCGTAGCTGCAAATAGGCCAAATTCGCACTCCAAATTTGGTTGGCAAATTTTTACCGATAGCGTTATAAAAATTTTAAGCCAAAAAAGGCAAAATTTAGTTTTTATGCTGTGGGGAAATTACGCAAAAGCAAAAGCAAATTTGATTGACGAAAATCGCCATTTGGTTTTAAAAGCAGCCCACCCAAGCCCATTAGCCGGTGGAGCGTTTTTTGGCTGTAACCACTTTAAAAAATGCAACGAATACTTAAAATTGCATAACAAAAATGAGATTGATTGGCGAATTTATTGA
- a CDS encoding ABC transporter ATP-binding protein produces the protein MILELKNISKKFGGVQAISDTSFGIEKGEIFGLIGPNGAGKTTMFNIITASYMPTTGEVIFDGVNLKGIKPHKIVNLGISRTFQNIRLFSSMSVLENVLIGLNSATKYSFVEAILHFGRFHKSEKIAKAKAMEILSELGIEKFANEKATSLAYGIQRKVEIARALATNPKLLLLDEPAAGMNPRESDDLANLIFDLRKRKNLTVLLIEHDMKFVNRLCDRVLVLDYGKVIFEGKPSDAARNKDVISAYLGDVDDIG, from the coding sequence ATGATACTCGAACTAAAAAATATCAGCAAAAAATTTGGCGGTGTGCAAGCTATAAGCGATACTAGTTTTGGTATCGAAAAGGGCGAAATTTTCGGACTAATCGGACCAAATGGCGCCGGAAAAACGACAATGTTTAATATAATCACTGCCAGTTATATGCCAACGACAGGCGAAGTTATATTTGACGGCGTGAATTTAAAAGGGATAAAACCACATAAAATCGTAAATTTAGGCATTTCGCGCACATTTCAAAATATAAGACTATTTAGCTCTATGAGCGTTTTGGAAAATGTTTTAATCGGGCTAAATTCAGCAACAAAATACTCATTTGTAGAAGCGATTTTGCATTTTGGCAGATTTCACAAAAGCGAAAAAATCGCCAAAGCAAAAGCAATGGAAATTTTAAGCGAACTTGGCATTGAAAAATTCGCAAACGAAAAAGCCACAAGCCTGGCGTATGGAATTCAACGCAAAGTCGAAATCGCAAGGGCATTAGCAACAAATCCAAAGCTTTTATTGCTCGATGAACCCGCAGCCGGAATGAATCCAAGAGAGAGCGATGATTTAGCAAATTTGATATTTGATTTGCGAAAACGAAAGAATTTAACGGTTTTACTCATCGAACACGATATGAAGTTTGTAAATCGCCTTTGTGATAGGGTTTTGGTGCTTGATTACGGCAAGGTTATTTTCGAAGGAAAACCAAGCGATGCGGCACGAAACAAAGATGTAATTTCGGCTTATTTAGGAGATGTTGATGATATCGGTTAA
- a CDS encoding ABC transporter permease: MNNIFDYALNSIFRHGLKNILITIIFGILVFLLSCVIFITNSLKAEYTEISKDFPDILVQRYYGGKVHFIDEKMVDEFLLMPSVSSVQPRIWGQYHFERESVYLTLFGVQSYQKHFDKSIDEIATNLDEPESDFMVASKRVYEFLQKYFRAHDLVLVPFFTPDGDLISLKKGGVFKSGNSLMDNDIILLSEENARKILGVPNGQFSDILLEISNKAEVDFLADKIRRYHHDLRVITKSEMLRKYENLYDFKSGWFLALLLTSVLAFAIILYDKSSGISSEEKREIAILKALGWDISDIIKFKLIEASILSVLTFFIALNLAIFFVYFLKAPILSEVFSGFSNLKLDFDLIFVFDFKLVVLLFLLSVPLYVAVSIIPAYKASVRDIGEVLR, from the coding sequence ATGAATAATATTTTTGATTATGCGCTAAATTCGATATTTCGTCATGGATTAAAAAATATTTTAATCACAATCATTTTTGGAATTTTGGTTTTTTTGCTCTCATGCGTGATTTTTATTACAAATTCGCTAAAAGCCGAATATACTGAGATTTCAAAAGATTTTCCAGATATTTTGGTGCAACGCTACTACGGCGGAAAAGTTCATTTTATCGATGAGAAAATGGTCGATGAGTTTTTGCTAATGCCTTCGGTTTCTAGCGTGCAGCCTAGAATTTGGGGGCAGTATCACTTTGAGCGAGAAAGCGTGTATCTCACGCTTTTTGGGGTGCAAAGCTACCAAAAACATTTTGATAAATCAATCGATGAAATCGCTACAAATTTAGACGAGCCTGAGAGTGATTTTATGGTGGCTTCAAAGAGAGTTTATGAATTTTTGCAAAAATATTTTAGGGCGCATGATTTGGTTTTGGTGCCGTTTTTTACGCCAGACGGGGATTTGATTTCACTTAAAAAGGGCGGAGTTTTTAAAAGTGGAAATTCGCTTATGGATAATGATATAATCTTGCTTAGCGAAGAAAATGCAAGGAAAATTTTAGGTGTGCCAAATGGACAATTTAGCGACATTTTGCTTGAAATATCAAACAAAGCAGAAGTTGATTTTTTGGCTGATAAAATTCGCAGGTATCATCATGATTTAAGGGTTATTACTAAAAGCGAAATGCTAAGAAAATATGAAAATTTATACGATTTTAAGAGCGGTTGGTTTTTAGCGCTTTTGCTGACTTCTGTTTTGGCTTTTGCGATAATCTTATATGACAAATCAAGCGGAATTAGTAGCGAGGAAAAAAGGGAAATCGCCATTTTAAAAGCGCTTGGTTGGGACATTTCGGACATTATTAAATTTAAACTTATCGAAGCTTCGATTTTATCGGTGCTAACATTTTTCATCGCTTTAAATTTGGCGATATTTTTTGTTTATTTTTTAAAAGCACCGATTTTAAGCGAAGTTTTTAGCGGTTTTTCAAATTTAAAACTTGATTTTGATTTGATTTTCGTTTTCGATTTTAAGCTTGTTGTGTTGCTATTTTTGCTAAGCGTTCCTTTGTATGTCGCAGTTAGTATTATACCTGCTTACAAGGCTTCTGTGCGCGATATAGGCGAGGTTTTACGATGA
- a CDS encoding ABC transporter substrate-binding protein: protein MKKFTLIASSLAVAFSLANAKEVVIGVVLPMTGAAATYGQTAWQGVELANKMQPTLANGDSVKVVLVDSKSDKVETATGATRLIDQDKAVALIGEMITGNTQQILQIADAKKIPAVAPAATADKLLDTVKFGSRVTFQDSIQGEVAADFATKSNLKNAVVVADQTTAYSLGLAKAFEKKFTANGGKVVKKLNISSGDKDFKAVASQIATLNPEFVYIPFYYTEAALLVRQAKQIGVNAVFVGSDGIGNQTYIDLGGEAVNGTIFTDVFDYTKPETKLSEDFVNEFEKANGNREVAGFTALGADTYFILVNALNKCEDQSGECINNALHSTQNFEGVSGTISLDEKGNATRSVVLKVIENQKPVYKDTIIPSK, encoded by the coding sequence ATGAAAAAATTCACTCTTATAGCTTCATCTTTGGCTGTGGCTTTTAGCCTAGCAAACGCAAAAGAAGTCGTTATCGGCGTTGTTTTACCTATGACCGGTGCTGCTGCGACTTATGGTCAAACTGCTTGGCAAGGCGTTGAGCTTGCAAATAAAATGCAACCAACCCTAGCAAACGGCGATAGCGTAAAAGTCGTGCTAGTAGATAGCAAAAGCGATAAAGTCGAAACCGCAACGGGTGCAACAAGACTTATCGATCAAGACAAAGCTGTCGCATTAATCGGCGAAATGATCACAGGCAACACTCAACAAATTTTGCAAATCGCTGATGCGAAAAAAATCCCAGCAGTCGCCCCTGCTGCAACTGCCGATAAACTTTTAGATACTGTAAAATTCGGCTCACGCGTAACTTTCCAAGACTCTATTCAAGGCGAAGTTGCTGCTGATTTTGCTACAAAATCAAATTTGAAAAATGCCGTTGTAGTGGCTGATCAAACTACTGCTTACTCACTTGGTCTTGCAAAAGCATTTGAGAAAAAATTCACAGCTAACGGCGGAAAAGTCGTAAAAAAACTAAACATTAGCTCAGGCGATAAAGATTTCAAAGCAGTTGCTTCGCAAATCGCGACACTAAATCCTGAGTTTGTTTATATTCCGTTTTACTACACAGAAGCGGCACTTCTTGTTCGCCAAGCTAAACAAATCGGCGTAAATGCCGTATTTGTAGGAAGTGATGGTATCGGAAACCAAACTTATATCGATCTTGGCGGCGAAGCTGTAAATGGCACAATCTTTACCGATGTTTTTGACTACACAAAACCAGAAACCAAACTTAGCGAAGATTTCGTAAATGAATTCGAAAAAGCTAACGGAAACCGCGAAGTCGCCGGCTTTACTGCTCTTGGCGCTGATACATATTTTATCTTGGTAAATGCTCTAAATAAATGCGAAGATCAAAGCGGCGAGTGCATAAATAACGCACTTCACTCGACACAAAACTTCGAAGGCGTTTCAGGCACAATCAGCCTTGACGAAAAAGGAAATGCAACTAGAAGCGTTGTGCTAAAAGTTATTGAAAATCAAAAACCTGTGTATAAAGATACGATTATCCCAAGCAAATAA
- a CDS encoding nitrous oxide reductase accessory protein NosL, which produces MKFIKFVLVFLCLCVFANAHEFSKMGDENATILQDGDGKEFCPVCGMKIQNYYKTSHASHLDDGTKTHYCSMRCLIVDNEQRGANLENAFVVDVNSQKLIPAKSAFYVVGSSVNGTMAKVSKLAFENENDAKEFAKIYGGEIKNYKDTLEIATEAIKTDNAERKMRMQKMVYPMGEKVYKSKCKEINLSEFDSVRALKAEIYAKCENISEKEAQPVLRYLWDRQKHADGEKIVVKESDKCPVCGMFVHKHKEWAAKISFENGEYAAFDGVKDMMKFIFEPAKYGFKDAKIAKIQVSDYYTQNAIDAKSAFFVVGSEVLGPMGNELIPFGDEDSAKSFKLDHRGETILKFDEISKQIVCRLDGGSCE; this is translated from the coding sequence ATGAAATTTATCAAATTTGTTTTGGTTTTTCTTTGTCTGTGCGTTTTTGCAAACGCCCACGAATTTAGCAAAATGGGCGATGAAAACGCTACTATTTTGCAAGACGGCGACGGAAAGGAATTTTGCCCGGTTTGCGGTATGAAAATTCAAAATTACTACAAAACAAGTCACGCTTCGCATTTGGACGACGGAACAAAGACGCATTATTGTTCTATGCGTTGTTTGATTGTCGATAACGAGCAAAGGGGTGCAAATTTAGAAAATGCTTTTGTAGTAGATGTAAATTCGCAAAAATTAATCCCTGCAAAAAGTGCGTTTTATGTGGTCGGAAGTAGCGTAAATGGCACTATGGCAAAAGTTAGCAAACTAGCATTTGAAAACGAAAACGACGCAAAAGAATTTGCTAAAATTTACGGCGGCGAGATAAAAAACTATAAAGATACGCTTGAAATCGCAACAGAAGCCATAAAAACAGATAATGCCGAGCGAAAAATGAGAATGCAAAAAATGGTCTATCCTATGGGCGAAAAGGTTTATAAATCAAAATGTAAAGAGATAAATTTGAGCGAATTTGATAGCGTTAGAGCCTTAAAAGCCGAAATTTACGCAAAATGCGAAAATATCTCAGAAAAAGAAGCCCAACCTGTTTTGCGTTATCTTTGGGACAGGCAAAAACACGCTGACGGCGAAAAAATAGTGGTAAAAGAAAGCGATAAATGCCCTGTTTGCGGTATGTTTGTGCATAAACATAAGGAGTGGGCAGCCAAAATTTCTTTTGAAAACGGCGAATACGCAGCATTTGACGGCGTAAAAGATATGATGAAATTTATTTTTGAACCTGCAAAATATGGATTTAAAGACGCAAAAATCGCTAAAATTCAAGTGAGCGATTATTACACGCAAAATGCGATTGACGCAAAAAGCGCGTTTTTTGTCGTAGGAAGCGAAGTTCTTGGTCCTATGGGAAACGAGCTAATCCCTTTTGGCGATGAAGATAGTGCAAAAAGCTTTAAACTAGATCACAGGGGCGAGACGATTTTGAAATTTGATGAGATTAGCAAACAAATCGTTTGCAGACTTGACGGTGGCAGCTGTGAATAA
- the ybaK gene encoding Cys-tRNA(Pro) deacylase: MSKKIEKTNACRILDGLKIQYEILEYEVDENNLDAVHVANSCQKPIEQVYKTIVCECGNEYITACLQGDLSLDLKALARIAKVKRAELMSLKELTKITGYVRGGCSPLGMKKHFRTFIDSRALTQTQICVSAGVRGKQIWLNPNDLATATKAEFGEFAVKFE; the protein is encoded by the coding sequence ATGTCCAAAAAAATAGAAAAAACAAACGCTTGTCGCATACTTGACGGGCTTAAAATTCAGTATGAAATCCTAGAATACGAAGTAGATGAAAACAACCTTGACGCCGTGCATGTGGCAAATTCGTGTCAAAAGCCTATCGAGCAGGTCTATAAAACGATAGTTTGCGAGTGCGGAAATGAATATATCACGGCGTGTTTGCAAGGCGATTTAAGCCTTGATTTAAAGGCGTTAGCTAGAATTGCGAAAGTCAAACGCGCCGAACTAATGAGCCTAAAAGAGCTAACAAAAATCACAGGCTATGTTAGGGGCGGTTGTTCGCCACTTGGCATGAAAAAGCACTTTCGCACATTTATCGACTCACGCGCACTAACACAAACGCAAATTTGCGTTAGCGCAGGTGTTAGGGGCAAACAAATTTGGCTAAATCCAAACGATTTAGCGACCGCGACAAAGGCAGAATTTGGCGAATTTGCCGTGAAATTTGAATAA
- a CDS encoding branched-chain amino acid ABC transporter permease — MDSLLFFQQMINGFSLGSMYALIAIGYTMVYGVLRLINFAHGDIMMVGAYTALFGIANLHIPFAFSLLFAVTIAVLLGVSIDKIAYKPLREAPRISLLITAIGISFLLENLFNVIFGGTPRLFPVPEFFEKIVQIGGINITMSAILVPILTLVLLSVVLMILFKTKYGMAIRALAFDIKTVNLMGISSNFIISIVFALGSALAAVGGVFWAISYPSVDPLMGVLIGLKAFAAAVLGGIGSVTGAVLGGFIIGFTEVVAVALYPDLGGFKDAFAFIFLIFVLLFKPTGILGINFEKSRF, encoded by the coding sequence ATGGATAGCTTGTTATTTTTTCAGCAGATGATCAACGGATTTAGCCTTGGTTCGATGTATGCGCTCATCGCTATCGGCTACACGATGGTTTATGGCGTTTTACGGCTCATAAACTTCGCTCACGGCGACATTATGATGGTAGGGGCTTATACTGCGCTTTTTGGGATTGCAAATTTGCATATTCCGTTTGCTTTTTCTTTGCTTTTTGCCGTTACGATTGCCGTGCTTCTTGGCGTTAGTATCGATAAAATCGCCTATAAACCTTTGCGAGAAGCACCGCGAATTTCACTTTTAATAACCGCAATCGGCATTAGCTTTTTGCTTGAAAACCTTTTTAATGTCATTTTTGGCGGCACACCACGCCTTTTTCCGGTGCCTGAGTTTTTCGAAAAAATCGTGCAAATCGGTGGCATAAATATCACCATGAGTGCTATTTTGGTGCCGATTTTAACGCTCGTTTTATTAAGCGTTGTTTTGATGATTTTATTTAAAACCAAATACGGCATGGCGATTCGCGCCCTAGCTTTTGACATAAAAACGGTAAATTTAATGGGAATTAGCTCAAATTTTATCATCTCGATCGTTTTTGCATTAGGTTCAGCCTTAGCAGCAGTGGGCGGCGTTTTTTGGGCGATAAGCTATCCGTCCGTTGATCCGTTAATGGGCGTATTAATTGGCTTAAAAGCCTTTGCCGCAGCCGTTCTTGGCGGTATCGGAAGCGTTACAGGGGCAGTTCTTGGCGGATTTATCATCGGTTTTACAGAAGTTGTCGCGGTGGCACTTTACCCTGATCTTGGCGGTTTTAAAGACGCGTTTGCCTTTATATTTTTGATTTTTGTTTTGCTTTTTAAACCGACGGGAATTTTAGGCATAAATTTTGAGAAAAGTAGGTTTTAA
- a CDS encoding CapA family protein — protein sequence MKKFLLILSLFCTLNADENATKKSLSLIAVGDNLIHSKIIEAGYNETNKSYDFKELYTYIKDEIKQADIKIINQETILVKDSKKYSGYPNFGTPIEVGKAVKEAGFNIIAHATNHAFDKGESGILDTAEFWSGFNDVAFAGIYASKEKSESVKIFEKNGIKVAFLNYTYGLNGHKPPKGKDYLIDLLSDEEKIKSDLEFARKNADFVVVLPHWGVEYSHKPTKEQRKKAHFLANAGADLIIGTHPHVIQPLEFITTDDNRSVPCFYSLGNFISNQEEPVRMLGAMADVKIEKEHNKTQIKSIKAEPLITHIGTFSGNFSVHFLRHYPTILEATHRLRRTQGKKMSVENLKTTWNKIFSEFSVE from the coding sequence TTGAAAAAATTTCTACTGATTTTATCACTATTTTGCACTTTAAATGCCGATGAAAATGCTACAAAAAAAAGCCTTTCTCTCATCGCAGTCGGAGACAATCTAATTCACTCAAAAATCATCGAAGCAGGTTATAACGAAACAAACAAAAGCTACGATTTTAAGGAGCTTTACACATATATCAAAGACGAAATCAAACAAGCAGACATAAAAATCATAAACCAAGAGACAATTTTAGTAAAAGATAGCAAAAAATATAGCGGATACCCAAATTTCGGCACTCCGATTGAAGTCGGAAAAGCCGTAAAAGAAGCAGGATTTAATATCATCGCTCACGCCACAAACCACGCCTTTGATAAGGGAGAAAGCGGAATCCTAGATACCGCTGAGTTTTGGTCGGGGTTTAATGATGTCGCATTTGCGGGAATTTATGCTTCAAAAGAAAAAAGCGAAAGCGTAAAAATTTTTGAGAAAAACGGCATAAAAGTGGCGTTTTTAAACTATACTTACGGCTTAAACGGACACAAACCGCCAAAAGGCAAGGATTATTTAATCGATTTGCTTAGCGATGAAGAAAAAATCAAAAGCGATTTGGAATTTGCTAGGAAAAATGCCGATTTTGTCGTGGTTTTGCCACACTGGGGCGTAGAATACTCGCACAAACCGACCAAAGAACAGCGAAAAAAAGCGCACTTCCTAGCTAACGCAGGAGCCGACCTTATCATCGGCACTCATCCGCATGTAATCCAGCCACTAGAATTCATCACAACTGATGATAACAGAAGCGTTCCGTGCTTTTATTCGCTAGGAAATTTCATCTCAAACCAAGAAGAACCCGTGCGAATGCTTGGCGCCATGGCAGATGTAAAAATCGAAAAAGAGCATAACAAAACGCAGATAAAAAGCATAAAAGCTGAGCCGTTAATCACGCACATAGGGACATTTTCAGGGAATTTTTCGGTGCATTTTTTAAGGCACTATCCGACTATTTTAGAAGCCACGCACCGACTAAGGCGAACGCAAGGCAAAAAAATGAGTGTTGAAAATTTAAAAACCACTTGGAATAAGATTTTTTCTGAATTTTCGGTGGAGTAA
- a CDS encoding ABC transporter ATP-binding protein: protein MISVKNLHVFYGPIEAVKGINFSVGTGKIVSLIGSNGAGKTSTLNALLNSVKRTGEVTFLGYQTERHKTHTLVKQGISLVPEGRRVFINLTIEENLKIGAFNNEENYEHLRDAMYNFFPRLKEKRNQLAGTLSGGEAQMLAISRALMSEPKLLMLDEPSLGLAPKVVGEVFDIIVKLKEEGITILLVEQNAVSALRISDYAYVLENGLIALEGNAKDLIGNDEIRKKYLGI from the coding sequence ATGATATCGGTTAAAAATTTACATGTTTTTTACGGACCTATCGAAGCGGTAAAAGGGATAAATTTTAGCGTTGGAACAGGCAAAATCGTAAGTCTAATCGGCTCAAATGGTGCCGGAAAAACCTCAACGCTAAACGCACTTTTAAATTCAGTCAAACGCACAGGCGAAGTTACATTTTTGGGCTATCAAACAGAACGCCATAAAACTCACACGCTCGTAAAACAGGGCATTTCGCTGGTACCTGAGGGCAGAAGAGTTTTTATAAATTTGACAATCGAAGAGAATTTAAAAATCGGAGCGTTTAATAACGAAGAAAACTACGAACATTTGCGTGATGCGATGTATAATTTCTTCCCTCGTTTAAAGGAAAAACGAAACCAACTAGCTGGAACTCTTAGTGGCGGCGAAGCCCAAATGTTAGCCATTTCAAGAGCGTTAATGAGCGAACCAAAACTTTTAATGCTAGATGAACCAAGCCTAGGGCTCGCCCCAAAGGTCGTGGGGGAAGTTTTTGACATTATCGTTAAACTAAAAGAAGAAGGCATAACCATACTTTTGGTCGAGCAAAATGCTGTTTCTGCGCTTCGAATTAGCGATTATGCTTATGTTTTAGAAAACGGCTTAATCGCCCTTGAAGGGAATGCAAAAGATCTAATCGGCAACGATGAAATTCGCAAAAAATACTTAGGAATTTAA